The window tgtctcttactgatttaccgctatcgttttggggttatgctttagagacggctgcattcactctaaataggacaccatcgaaatccgttgagacgacgccttatgaactatggtttggcaagaaaccaaagttgtcgtatcttaaagtttggggttgcgatgcttatgtgaagaaacttcaacctgataagctcgaacctaaatcggagaaatgtgtcttcataggatacccaaaggagactgttgggtacaccttctatcacagatccgaaggcaagacattcgttgctaagaatggatcctttctagagaaggagtttctctcgaaagaagtgagtgggaggaaagtagaacttgatgaggtaactgtacctgctcccttattggaaagtagatcatcacagaaatcagtttctgcgacacctacaccaattagtgaggaagttaatgataatgatcatgaaacttcagatcaagttattactgaacctcgtaggtcaaccagattaagatccgcgccagagtggtacggtaatcttgttctggaggttatgttgctagaccatgacgaacctacgaactatgaagaagagatggtgagcccagattccgcaaaatggcttgaggccatgaaatccgagatgggatccatgtatgagaacaaagtatggactttggttgacttgcccgatgatcggcaagccattgaaaataaatggatcttcaagaagaagactgacgctgacggtaatgttactgtctataaagctcgacttgttgcgaaaggttttcgacaagttcaagggattgactacgatgagaccttctcacccgtagcgatgcttaagtctgtccgaatcatgttagcaattgccgcattttatgattatggaatttggcaaatggatgtcaaaactgcattcctgaatggatttctggaagaagagttgtatatgatgcaaccggaaggttttgtcgatccaaagggagctaacaaagtgtgcaagctccagcgatccatttatggactggtgcaagcctctcggagttggaataaacgctttgatagtgtgatcaaagcatttggttttatacagacttttggagaagcctgtatttacaagaaaatgagtgggagctcagtagcatttttgatattatatgtggatgacatattgctaattggaaatgatatagaatttctgggtagcataaagggatacttgaataagagtttttcaatgaaagacctcggtgaagctgcatatatattaggcatcaagatctatagagatagatcaagacgcttaattggactttcacaaagcacataccttgacaaagttttgaagaagttcaaaatggatcaagcaaagaaagggttcttgcctgtactacaaggtgtgagattgagtaagactcaatgcccgaccactgcagaagatagagagaagatgaaagatgttccctatgcttcagccataggctctatcatgtatgcaatgttgtgtaccagacctgatgtgtgccttgctataagtttagcagggaggtaccaaagtaatccaggagtggatcactggacagcggtcaagaacatcctgaaatacctgaaaaggactaaggatatgtttctcgtttatggaggtgacaaagagctcatcgtaaatggttacgttgatgcaagctttgacactgatccggacgattctaaatcacaaaccggatacgtatttacattgaacggtggagctgtcagttggtgcagttctaagcaaagtgtcgtggcgggatctacgtgtgaagcggagtacatagctgcttcggaagcagcaaatgaaggagtctggatgaaggagttcatatccgatctaggtgtcatacctagtgcatcgggaccaatgaaaatcttttgtgacaatactggtgcaattgccttagcaaaggaatccagatttcacaagagaaccaagcacatcaaaagacgcttcaattccatctgggatttagttcaggtgggagacatagaaatttgcaagatacacacggatctgaatgttgcagacccattgactaagcctcttccacgagcaaaacatgatcagcaccaagactccatgggtgtgagaatcattactgtgtaatctagattattgactctagtgcaagtgggagactgaaggaaatatgccctagaggcaataataaagttattatttatttccttatatcatgataaatgtttattattcatgctagaattgtattaaccggaaacataatacatgtgtgaatacatagacaaacagagtgtcactagtatgcctctacttgactagctcgttgatcaaagatggttatgtttcctagccatagacatgagttgtcatttgatcaacgggatcacatcattaggagaatgatgtgattgacttgacccatttcgttagcttagcactcgatcgtttagtatgttgctattgctttcttcatgacttatacatgttcctatgactatgagattatgcaactcccgtttaccggaggaacactttgtgtgctaccaaacgtcacaacgtaactgggtgattataaaggtgctctacaggtgtctccaaaggtacctgttgggttggcgtatttcgagattaggatttgtcactccgattgtcggagaggtatctctgggcccactcagtaatacacatcactataagccttgcaagcattgtgactaatgagttagttgtgggatgatgtattacggaacgagtaaagagacttgccggtaacgagattgaactaggtatcgagataccgacgatcgaatctcgggcaagtaacataccgatgacaaagggaacaacgtatgttgttatgcggtctgaccgataaagatcttcgtagcatatgtgggaaccaatatgagcatccaggttccgctattggttattgaccagagaggtgtctcggtcatgtctacatagttctcgaacccgtagggtccgcacgcttaacgttacgatgacagttatattatgagtttatatgttttgatgtaccgaaggttgttcggagtcccggatgtgatcacggacatgacgaggagtctcgaaatggtcgagacataaagattgatatattggaagcctatgtttggacatcggaagtgttccgggtgaaatcgggatttttccggagtaccgggaggttaccggaaccccccggtaacttaatgggccttattgggcctaggtggaagagaggagaggaggccagggcagggccgcgcgcccctcccccccccccccccccccagtccgaataggacaaggagaggggggcggcgcccccccttccttcctcccctccaccttttcccccttcctctcctagtccaacatggaaaggggggagtcctactcccggtaggagtaggactcctcctagcgcgcctctcctcccttggccggcggcctcccccttgctcctttatatacgggggcaggggggcacctctctacacacaattgatcaacgatcttttagccgtgtgtggtcccccctccaccatattacacctcgataatatcgtagcggtgcttaggcgaagccctgcgtcggtagaacatcatcatcgtcaccacgccgtcgtgctgacgaaactctccctcaacactcggctggatcggagtccgagggacgtcatcgagctgaacgtgtgctgaactcggaggtgccgtgcgttcggtacttgaccggtcggatcgtgaagacgtacgactacatcaaccgcgttgtgttaaacgcttccgctatcggtctacgagggtatgtggacaacactctcccctctcgttgctatgcatcaccatgatcttgcgtgtgcgcaggaatttttttgaaattactacgttccccaacacacaaTCCAATCCTATATCAcaacaaaaaataaaaacaaatacCTTGAAGGTTTCCCGTCGAGCAACAATGGGCACGAAGGTGAATTCAGAACGGTGTAGCTCGCCATGAACGAGGCGGTCGCCAGGCCGACTATGAATGAAATGGGAATGTATTTGCTGCCGCCAGGCAGTTGGGGGTTGAAGCCAGAGCAGCGGTCACCTCACCAGCCGATAGCCGAGAGCTCAGAAGGAGCAGCGACTCGTTGATGGTCGCGGCAGTGACAAGGGCAGCAACTAATCAACTTCCACAACGAGCCCCGGCATTGCAACGGCCATATCGGGCAGCCAGATTCATTGCAAATCAGACAGCAACAAAACCCCAATCGACATCGGGGGTGGTGGCAGGCTCCGAAGCAGCAAGAACGGGTGGCAGGGTGACGGCTTGGCCAGGGGTGGACGACAGACTCACCTCGGTAGGGGCTTGGCCAGGGGTGGACGACAGACACCTCGGTGGCGGGCAGCAGCGAGAACCAGCCAAAATCAATGTGAGATGGCTAACTTCAGCGTGGTTGGCATTAACATGGTTGTGTTTGGTTTTTGAGGCCACCTATAGGTGTTGCAAATATGCAGCACTTTAGACAAAATTTCAGGACTgcaggaaaaaagaaaaaattggCGCCAAATAGAGATACATCATCTGTTGGAACAATGTTTTGCCTCCAAACTCCCCAGATGGCAGTTTTGTAACAAAGATACATCTGTTGGAACAATATTTTTGTCTCCCAATGCCCCAAATGGCAGTTTTTTGGGCACAGCAGGGCGACGGTTTTACATCAtgtgttggagatgctcttattgACAGTTGTCTTGCCACACGGTAAATACAAGAGGCTGGCAACAAAAGTCATGTAGGCTGGTAGAAATCGAAGTCATGCAAGCCACAAAATCATTGGTAGAATTCATGTAATATACAGTCTACACTTTGACAAAGGTATAGCTAGCCAGGCTATTCAAGTTCCATCCTCACTTTTTGAGGTTTTCAACCAGCAAATTCAGTACGAAACCGAATTAGACTCAAACGAAGCGACCTTCTACATAGACGGCGCCTTCTCCAAGCAGCAAAACACACATCACAAAATGTGCACATTTACTGCCAACCAGCTCAATGGATCAAATTACGTCTGCACAAAATGATGCTATTTCTTTCCATTGCTGGAAAAGAGCTTCTGTGCTGCACCATTCTTCCAAACACTTCGCACAGGCAACCCAGTTTGCAGGACTTGTGTCTCCCTTTCAGGTCGTTCAGGGCTCACATCAGGATGACTAAAATCAAGTGTAGCCAATGAGTTGTCACCCAACCGAGCTCTGAGAAACTTTGACGTCTTCTTCGATTGTTTGTTgttactgctgctgctgctaccggTGCTTCCTCCACCCTTGCCCACATACCTACTAGTGCCAGACGCCTTTGAAATGGCAACTGGATCACCGTCTAGACCCATATTTGTACCACAGGATGACCCTCCAGCTGATAGTGGGATTTTTTCCTTGGAAGATCGATACCCATCCTTCGAAAGCACTGCAGCCTCTCCTTCTTGAGCCTTGTTGTTCGACTGAAGCTTCCTTACAGTGTCCATAAAGCTATCTGCTAGCGATTCACTTGCATCCTTAGCAGTAGCTGTTTCTGCATCAGGTGTTTTTCCCTTCCCCTTATTTTTACGCTTGTTCTCTTTCACAGTAATGGTTTCACAACCGCCATTTTCTTGGAGACTTTTAAAACGCATGTTGGTGTAATAGGCATCAGCAAGTTCCATCTGCTTCAGAGGATCAGGCAACAACTTAGCCATTTCAGGAACAAGATGTGATATACCAAACTGCTCCACATACGAGAGATACTCTGAAGTATCAATGACGCCTTGACGGTATTCACTAGCAATTTCTTTGAACGCAGAGAACCTATCCTCATCCATTCCTAATGCAACACGCATTCTTTCCACAAGGGATTTGTTTGCTTGCCGAACATCCTCCACAACAGGCAAAGGTTGGCTGCTTTGCGGTGGCAGTTGCTTTTTATTGCCATAAGCTGTACTTGATGATGCCTGGGCAGAGGACCCACCAGAAACAAAATTAGGGGTCGAAATAGAGTGCTTCATCTTGTTTGAAGCTCTGGAATTCCATGCTGAACCGCTGGAGACAGATGGCATGAGCCCATTATCTCTTGTTGATTGAGTTGCAATCCGAAGTTGAGAAGAACCAGAGATATGTAGCCCCTGGTCAGGTGTAGGCCATGTCTGGGTGGAAGTGGAAACATGAGGTACTATCTCAGGATTTTCAGCTGTTTGAGACTGAGCAGAATATAGTACCTTCACGGTGCCCTTACTACGTTGTTGCAGCCTTGATGCAAGTGTGTTCTTAGCAAGACTTTGCAGCCCCTGTTGTGTTGAAGCAGAACCCTTGTTACTTGACCCAGGCAATGGAGGGAATAATGATTCATCACCAAGTCTCGCAGAACCCCTTGAGCTCTGATTAAGAGCCAGCGCATACCTTGATTGCTGCTCTGAGACGGGAGGAAACGAGGTTTCATAGGGAACAGCATCCATCCTAGCATCAGGAATATCCTGGTCTTGAAGTGGAGGAAAAGACAACTGCTCGAGCACGCGACCATTCCCTAAGCTTCGACCAGTTTCTGTTCGACCAGAACTGGAACTGACACTTAATGACTGGAAAGGCCCTGCAACACTATCAACTCGACTTCCAAGGCCATGGTCTGCAGTTGCACTGCCATCCCGCACAGGTAATGAGAAATCCCTGTCAGGTCTGTCATGGTGAGCATTACGACCCCTACCTCTGCCACGCCTTTGATCTTGCTCATTCCTTTGGTATATAAAACTGGTAGGTATCTGACAATGCCAGAATAGAGTATTTAGCCCAAAGCAATAGAAAGCAGATACAGATGAGCCAATCAATATTGGAACTAAATTGATGGCTACATAAATGGAGGAGCTAAACAAAAAGGAAAGCAAGGAATAAAGAGGTCTTAAGAGAATGAACAAACCTGAAGTGCTGCATTCCTCTGGGCACGAGACATCCGCCCACCATGCTCCATAGCATTATGTCTCTGTAGAAATAAACTAGTAGGTCAGTACATAGGCCCAGTGGCATGCCCCCTGGTAGTAATACACTTTAAGACTACTAAAACAATAGCTTCAACTAAGCTTACCTTGATCTCTGCGTCACTCTGGAAGACAACAAATTTCTTGGCCAAACATGCATCATCTTCACAGAGGAAATGATCTTTACGAAAATGCATCTGAATCGAATTAACATCAAGCAATTGAATGAGAAAGTGACACAGATAACAAAGGAAGGTCACTAAAACATAGACATCAATAAGACTTAAAGATATGGATTGCTAAATATGGACAGGAGTCACGAATTACCTCTAAATCATCATAGTTTCGGAAATAATCATACTGCCCAGGATGCTGCCTGTAAGCAATTACAATGTCAGCACATGTCATAAGTTTGCAACAACGAATTAGCTAAGGACATAGTTGCATAATACCTTTGACATATGTGGCACGAATAGTGTTCTCTGGACATATGTGTGTAAAGCTCATTATCTCCATATAATGGATATTTACAAAATTCACACACTGGGTGTCCTGCAAAACCACTGCGTTCAATCTCAGAGCCATCCACCTCAGAGTCACCAGTTTTTGTATGCTGAGCTAACTGTGCCCTTGTATAAAGCTTCTGTTCACAAATGAATACCTGCTCAACATAGTAACTCGTTCAGCAAATGATAATCCCAAGAGAAATCATTTTCTAGCATCACATTTAAAATATACACCCTCTGTTCCTAATAGATATAAGACGTTTTGGCAGTTCAATTTAAACTGCCAAAACGTCTTACATTTAGAAACAGAGGTAAAATCTACTAAAGGGGCCACAGAAAAAAAATTAGACAATGATTCTGTTCAGTGTTGGATAATACAAATAACCCACAAGATTCACCTACTTCGTATAAAAAGGCACAAAGTGATAAAAAAATTAACTGTCACACCACACCCTAATAAATAGAAAAATTGAAAACTCACAATTGTCAGCAAGTTGAAGGATATAACAGTAGCCCAGGTGTGTTAAAATGCATGCTATCGAAACAACCTGAACttcctcaacaacaacaaaaacagaaaaaggTGCCTAATTCTATAGTATAACATTTGGTTACACAGGTTCCACATGCTTCTCAGGCAGGCCTTGCATGTCAGTCAAAATGTTTGTCCACACAAATTTATAAATAATATTTCACAAGAAAACGGATATGTGTGGTCGAGTACTTTCACATAGCAAGATAGCATATATGGACAAGGATAATCAGACATATACAGAGAATTCTAATTGTTTTTATACCTACTTTCAATGGTTCAGACGGACTGTCATTGTTACGTGAAAAGAAAACTTACATCGCTATTTACCCATAGTTCAACTACATAACTTGAAAACAGAAACAGGTCTCACTCAAGCAGGTTTACTGGGCTGAATACTGATTAGAGGTGGCGTCAGCGAGAACATGCATACATAACCGAGTACTTAATAGGTATGATGGGTATAACTGGGCAAATGCTCAGGATGATGGGGCATAACCAGGTGAGTACTCGAAATAGCAGTACAGTAGTTTCACATCCTTTATCTCTGCGCCAGAAGTTGCTGCTGCCACACCTCTGTACATAGCTGCAGGCTGCTACTGCCTGCTGTTACATATTCCTTACCAGGGGTAACTGCTGTTGCTTCATCTAGTTTAACTATCCTAATAGGATGAAATGCTGGTTTCAATTCTACATGGATACCCATATATAAATACCTATTTAATGAGGTCACGGCAAATTACCTACACGATGAGCTTGCCGAGCAAGCACCCATTACCAAGTTTTAATGTTCTATAACCACGAATTATAGCACAAAAGCACCAACACTACATGAGTCTACTCGCCTAGTTAAAGCAATCATAAACAAATATCTACCATAAATTCCTGACCTTAACTGGATTCCACATACGGAAACTGAAGGGGGCACACAGAGAAAACGGTAAGAAAAAGGTTGGACATTAAGTTAAACTAGCTAGATAATTTGCAACAGGGTCTGATTTCATCCTAAATTTGCTCACAAGGGAGAAAACCATCAAATACAACAAAGTTGGTGTCACAATAGTAACTAGATTTAGTCCTTCTGAAACACAAGAATGGCAATATAGGAAGGAGAAGAGAGTATATGTGGTCAAAATATTCACCTTTCTCCCCTCCAAGCAGAGATTACACATGTATAACCTATGCTGATGGAACAAATGTCCCTTTAGCTGATCAATGCTCTTGAACCTGCTTCGGCGCTTTGCTTGTGCTGCCTGACCAACCTGGTCCTCAGCTTTGTCACATACACTACAAGAAAGTCGGCACATCGCCCTTATCATCTTATAATGATCAGCATCATCAAAGTATGCCTTTGTATCCTCATGGTACCAGTACTCCCCCACATTTCCCTCATTTGCCTCAGTGGGCAAAACAGAGAAATCCGAGATCACTTTTGTGTAATCTCCCATGGCCTATAAAATGTTCATAGAAGAAGGTGAAATCCTGTGAGTTATGAAGAAAGCATGCATAAAATAAGGCGTCAGATCATGTTCCAAGAGGCTTTCCAGATACTCACATCCCCTTTAGGCTGGCACTATGCACAAACTAGAATACTAGTCACCTGAATCAGCATAAACATATAAAACTCACATATTTCTCTTTTCCTGACTAGCTATACTGTAAGCACAAATGCACTTAATCGGCAACGCAGTGAAGATGCCATGTATCAACAAAAAAATACAGGAACCATGAAAATCTCAAACCACTTAATCATTGGACAAATCAAAATTCGAATAAATCATGCGTACGATAATAAAAACAGCTTCCGGTCCTGCATAATGAAACAGAAGATCCGCTGAAATTCCAACTTTGGGCAAACCAATCCAGAATCGATACAGTGACCTGAGCTCACCTCATCAAGAAACATGAGATCAAAGCTATCATACTGGTGCGCTATTACTCAGAAATTTCACCATCCAAACAGTAGAACAAAACTCAGCGCCCATCTAATTAACTAGCTCGAATTCGTATACTACCCAATCAAAGACCCCAAAGATCCAACCACGCCACAGATCGATAACCAACCGAACAGATGCAGACCATAGCGGCGAACCTTTGTGACGAAGACGGAGGGGCAATCCGTCTTACAGATGCAGCATAGAGAATCCTCGAGTACGAAGCGAAGGCGGACGACGCAGGTTGAACACACCTCGCGGTGCCCGCATGGCCCGTAAGCCACCCATTCGAGCGCGTCCGCGCACACCGCGCAACTGTCATCCATCTCGGCAGGCGGCAGAGGTCGGTAACAGCGGAAgaggggtcgtcggcggcggcggcggcggcgagaaaGGGTTAGGGTGGGGAAGAAGGCGAGAAAGTTCGAGACAAGATGAACCGGTTTGGCTTTTTAGGGACTCGTATTTTGGCGATTGATGATTAGGTAAGAAAGAAGCTTT is drawn from Aegilops tauschii subsp. strangulata cultivar AL8/78 chromosome 1, Aet v6.0, whole genome shotgun sequence and contains these coding sequences:
- the LOC109735643 gene encoding uncharacterized protein isoform X2; the protein is MDDSCAVCADALEWVAYGPCGHREVCSTCVVRLRFVLEDSLCCICKTDCPSVFVTKAMGDYTKVISDFSVLPTEANEGNVGEYWYHEDTKAYFDDADHYKMIRAMCRLSCSVCDKAEDQVGQAAQAKRRSRFKSIDQLKGHLFHQHRLYMCNLCLEGRKVFICEQKLYTRAQLAQHTKTGDSEVDGSEIERSGFAGHPVCEFCKYPLYGDNELYTHMSREHYSCHICQRQHPGQYDYFRNYDDLEMHFRKDHFLCEDDACLAKKFVVFQSDAEIKRHNAMEHGGRMSRAQRNAALQIPTSFIYQRNEQDQRRGRGRGRNAHHDRPDRDFSLPVRDGSATADHGLGSRVDSVAGPFQSLSVSSSSGRTETGRSLGNGRVLEQLSFPPLQDQDIPDARMDAVPYETSFPPVSEQQSRYALALNQSSRGSARLGDESLFPPLPGSSNKGSASTQQGLQSLAKNTLASRLQQRSKGTVKTWPTPDQGLHISGSSQLRIATQSTRDNGLMPSVSSGSAWNSRASNKMKHSISTPNFVSGGSSAQASSSTAYGNKKQLPPQSSQPLPVVEDVRQANKSLVERMRVALGMDEDRFSAFKEIASEYRQGVIDTSEYLSYVEQFGISHLVPEMAKLLPDPLKQMELADAYYTNMRFKSLQENGGCETITVKENKRKNKGKGKTPDAETATAKDASESLADSFMDTVRKLQSNNKAQEGEAAVLSKDGYRSSKEKIPLSAGGSSCGTNMGLDGDPVAISKASGTSRYVGKGGGSTGSSSSSNNKQSKKTSKFLRARLGDNSLATLDFSHPDVSPERPERETQVLQTGLPVRSVWKNGAAQKLFSSNGKK
- the LOC109735643 gene encoding uncharacterized protein isoform X1 → MDDSCAVCADALEWVAYGPCGHREVCSTCVVRLRFVLEDSLCCICKTDCPSVFVTKAMGDYTKVISDFSVLPTEANEGNVGEYWYHEDTKAYFDDADHYKMIRAMCRLSCSVCDKAEDQVGQAAQAKRRSRFKSIDQLKGHLFHQHRLYMCNLCLEGRKVFICEQKLYTRAQLAQHTKTGDSEVDGSEIERSGFAGHPVCEFCKYPLYGDNELYTHMSREHYSCHICQRQHPGQYDYFRNYDDLEMHFRKDHFLCEDDACLAKKFVVFQSDAEIKRHNAMEHGGRMSRAQRNAALQIPTSFIYQRNEQDQRRGRGRGRNAHHDRPDRDFSLPVRDGSATADHGLGSRVDSVAGPFQSLSVSSSSGRTETGRSLGNGRVLEQLSFPPLQDQDIPDARMDAVPYETSFPPVSEQQSRYALALNQSSRGSARLGDESLFPPLPGSSNKGSASTQQGLQSLAKNTLASRLQQRSKGTVKVLYSAQSQTAENPEIVPHVSTSTQTWPTPDQGLHISGSSQLRIATQSTRDNGLMPSVSSGSAWNSRASNKMKHSISTPNFVSGGSSAQASSSTAYGNKKQLPPQSSQPLPVVEDVRQANKSLVERMRVALGMDEDRFSAFKEIASEYRQGVIDTSEYLSYVEQFGISHLVPEMAKLLPDPLKQMELADAYYTNMRFKSLQENGGCETITVKENKRKNKGKGKTPDAETATAKDASESLADSFMDTVRKLQSNNKAQEGEAAVLSKDGYRSSKEKIPLSAGGSSCGTNMGLDGDPVAISKASGTSRYVGKGGGSTGSSSSSNNKQSKKTSKFLRARLGDNSLATLDFSHPDVSPERPERETQVLQTGLPVRSVWKNGAAQKLFSSNGKK